The following nucleotide sequence is from Synechococcus sp. KORDI-52.
TCAGGAGTTGACAAGCCGTTATCACACCCCGTCAGAGCTGCGATTGTATTCCGATGGTTACCTCCATGCCCTGAGGAAGGCTGGATCGCTGGATCCTCGTTCTCAGCATCGCCTCGAGCAACTGATCGATCGCTGGATCATGGATCCTTCCAGTTTTGTAGGCCCTGACGGGGATGTAAGCACGTTGTACATGCGCCACCCGCAGGGCTATTGAGTTAGCTGGCGAGGGCAATTTCCAGCTTTTCGCGCAGTTCTCCGGAGTTGTACATCTCAATCAGGATGTCAGAACCGCCGATGAATTCCCCTTTCACGTACACCTGAGGGATGGTGGGCCAGCTGGAAAAGTCTTTGATTCCCTGACGAATCTCTGGATCAGAGAGAACGTCGAATGTCTCGAATGCCACACCGAGGGAGTGCAGGATCTGCACCACATTGTTTGAGAATCCGCACTGGGGCATCAACTTGGAGCCCTTCATGAACACGAAGATCGGGCTGGAAGCGACCAGGGTTTCGATGCGAGCTTTGGTGGAGGGGTCCATCGTTGAGTGTGAGTTAGGCGTTATGCGGACGCAGCGTCCGAGGGGGTTGAGGTGTTGAGGGCGAGGGCGTGAATCGCTTCGCTGGCCAATTCCTGCTGCAGCGCGCCGTACACCATCTGATGCTGCCGGATGCGTGAAAGGCCAGCAAAAGCGGACGACACCACGGTCACCTGGAGGTGATCACCGCCACCGGTGAGGTCTTCAACGGTGACGTTGGCGTCAGGAATAACGTGCTGAATCGCGGCTTCAACGGCATCCGGCTGCACCATGGTGACGGTTGTGCAAAAAGGGACTGGCTCAGATGCTGACAGACCGGCTCATTGGCCGGCTGCAGATGCACCCCGGAATTCCGTTTCAACAAAACCTAGTTCCAGAAGGCTCTGATAGGCCTTTTGACCCTGAGGTTTGGCCGGTGTCATCAGTTTGACCACTTCGACCAGCACTGGAACAGCCACTTCGGGTTGGTTCTGACGGCGGAACAGGGCAGCCAGGCGGAGGTTGGTTTCCGCCAGCAGTTCCAGGGCTTCACGGCCTTTGGTGTCCATCTCGCGGGGGATGCGGGCATCCAGTCCGCGGAAGGCACCACTCAGGTCGCGGTAAAAGGCAAGCAGCTGCTTGGATGCTTTGCGGGCCTTGTCATAGTCAGCCCGCGCCTCCGCAAGGTCTCCGCGGCTGGCAGCTGCATCGCCTGCGGCAAGCATCGAACGGACGGACGCTGGGTTGAACCCACCCTGCGCCTGAGCCAGAACGCGGTTTCCTGCTGATGTTTGGGCGAAGCCAGGAGCGGCGGTCACGCCCAGGGTTGCCACAAGTGCAGCAGCCGTCAGCAATGCGCGACAACCCATGAGACCAGTAGGAAAACGTTGGCGGACTTTAGAAGCTCTGCAGCGGTCGGCCAACGGCAGCACGGGCCGCTTGTTCAGCCGCATGCATCGCAGCAGCAAGATGGATGTTGAACTGTCGTGTCGCCTCGCGATCTCCCTTGGCTGGAACGCTGAGCGGTGCTCCGAAACAGAGTGCTGCCCGGCTGAAGGGCCGTGCTGGGGCCTGGCTGTAGCCCAAGCCAACGGGAACCACCGGAACGCAAACGCCGCGGCTCTGCGCCAATTGGGCCAGACGCACCAGGCCGGGTCGCAGCTCAATCGCCGCGTCCTGCCGATGAATCCTGCCTTCGGGGAACATCACCACTTGCTGTCCGTCGGCCAACAGGTCGATGGCCAGACGCAGGGTGGTCATCGAGGGCCGTCCCTGGTCCACCGGGAAGCAGCCAAGCCGTTGCAGAAACCAGCCCTGCAGTCCCCGCATTTCGGTGGTGGTCACCATGAAGCGGCAGTCGCGGCCACTGACCCGACGGCCGGCGGCCATCGGCAGCATCAGGGCATCCCAGCGGGCGCGGTGCGTCGGTGCCAGCAGCACAGGTCCCTGATGGGGGAGATGCTCTGGGTTGAGCACCAGACGCTCACGGAATTGAAAGCGCAGCGCCAGATCCTGGGTGGTGAACATCGCCAGGGGGGCCCAGAAGCTGTCGATACCGACACGCAGGCTGTTTTCTCGGGTCGCCAGGGCCGCTTGCAACGGGCTGATCGAATTCGATGCCTGAGAACCTAAATCCCTCCGGCAAAGCTGCATAGGATCCGGCCAACGACTGCCCCGTCATGGCCAGCCTCGGCGTCAATATCGACCACATCGCCAACATCCGTGAGGCCAGGCGGACCGTTGAGCCGGACCCGGTATCGATGGCACTGCTGGCTGAACTCGGTGGGGCTGATGGGATCACCGTGCATCTGAGGGAAGACCGGCGTCACATTCAGGATCGGGATGTGGAATTGCTGCGCCAAACCGTGCGCTCCCGCCTCAATCTGGAAATGGCCGCTACCGAGGAGATGGTGGCGATTGCGCTGCGGATCCAGCCCGACATGGTCACCCTGGTGCCGGAACGGCGGGAGGAGGTCACCACGGAGGGGGGCCTGGATGTGGCCGGACAAGAGGCCTCCCTGGGGGGCATGGTGCAAACCCTTGAAGCCGCCAGGATTCCGGTGAGCCTGTTTGTGGATCCGGAGGCCACCCAGCTCCAGGCCTGCAAAAACACCGGGGCTAGCTGGGTGGAATTGCACACGGGGCGCTACGCCGACGCCGATTGGAGCACCCAGCCCCAGGAGCTGGCCCGCTTGCAGGAAGGCACGGCCATCGCCCGGCAGCTCGGTCTGCGGGTCAATGCCGGCCATGGCCTCACTTATCAGAACGTTGAGCCCGTTGCGGCCATCCCTGGGATGGAGGAACTCAACATCGGCCACACGATCGTGGCCCGCTCTGTCGCCGTCGGACTGCAACAGGCTGTGCGGGATATGAAGGTCTTGGTTCAGAATCCCCGCCTTGACCCCCTTTTCGGACAGGCGCCCGGATGACCACTTATCACTTCGTTGCAGCCAGCGAGCGCTTCCTCACCATTGAGGAGCCGTTGGAGGAAGTGTTGCGGGAGCGCCAACGCAACTACGCCGAAACCGGCAAGACCATCGATTTCTGGCTGGTGAAGCAGCCGGCTTTCCTGTCTTCTCCTGAGCTGGCTGAGCTCAAGGCAACCATCCCCCAGCCCGCTGCCGCTGTGGTGTCCACCGATCCCACCTTCATCACCTTCCTCAAACTGCGTTTGGAGCACGTGGCTGTGGGGGCCTTTGAGGCACCGTCCGCGGGGATTCCCGATGCTCTTGCCAGTGCCGTCTGATGAAACCCAGTTCCCTTCCCGTTCAGCAGCGCATTGCACTTCTGGTGCAGGCCCTCGATGGTGCGGAGAAAACCAACAAGGCGTTGGCCACCTGTGCCGATGGGGACGCGATGGTGGACATCCTGCTTGGGGCTTCGGCCAAGCTGGGGTTGGGGCTGACCCGCCGGGATCTCACGGAGACGCCGCCGATTCGCGACTGGATCTGGTTCAAAAACAACGATCCCCTGGTCACCGTTGGGGATGCCAAGCCCCGCTACCGCCGCGAAACCCCCGAAAAACCCAAGCCAGACCCGAGCCAACCCAAGGAACGCAAGCGCTTTCTCGGTTTGTTCTGATCTGAATGCCGGATTCTTGGCGCTGCCGGGCTGAGCATCAGAATTGACACATCTCCAGGTTGTTGCTTTGAACCTGCGAAGCCGCCGGCACTGGGTGATTGGAGATGTGCATGGCTGCTATCAGCCCCTTTGCCATCTGCTCGCCACCCTGCCGCCGAACGACCATCTGGTCTTCTGCGGGGATGTGATCAACCGTGGTGAGGCCATTCCCGCAACGATGGATCTGGTCTGGGATCTGGTCCAGGCCGGCCGTGCCTCATGGCTGCGAGGGAACCATGAGCAAGACCTCATTGATGCCCTCGACTCCCAGGATGGCTTGAGTCAACACGCCACCTATGCCCAGTTGGGCGACAGCAACGCTCGCCGATGGTTGCCGCGTCTGCAACAGCTTCCGCTCGTCTATCGCGGTGACGGTTGGTGCGCCACCCATGCCGGGTTCGATGCAGCGGGCCAACCGGATCTCTCCATTCGTGATCCTTTCTGGGAGGCCTATGACGGTCGTTTCGGCCAGGTTGTTGTGGGCCATACGCCACGTCCCCAGGTGGAACGTCTTGGCGCGATCGTTCTGATCGACACCGGTGCGGTCTACGGCGGTTGTTTATCGGCCTACTGCCCGCAAACGGATGCGGTCGTTCAGGTTGAAGGAGCTGCAACCGAGGCCGTGCTGGCTGGAGTTGGCCCTTGCTGACGGTTTACCGAAGCAACAGGGCTGAATTTCTGGCTCGCTTGCTTTCCCGTCAGTTGATCGAGCAGCAGCCCGGCCCTCTTGAGACGGTGGAGGTGATGGTCAACACCTGGCCGACCAGTCGATGGTTGGGGGAACAGCTGGCCACGGCCAATGGCATCAGTTCCCTGGTGCGGTTCCCCTTCCCGGGCAGTCGTCTGCGGCAGCTGGTGCGCCAGGTGTTGCATCTTCCCGCGCAGGAGGACGATCCCTGGCGGGCGGGCCAGCTGGTGTGGGCTGTGCTCGAGCTGTTGCCGGAGCTATTGGAGCAGCCCGTCGCCCAGCCGTTGCAGGTCTGGCTCAACCAGCGTGAAGGAACCGCCTCGGGGTTGACGCGGGACCGTTGGCAGTTGGCACGCACCATCGCCGATGCCATGGACGATTACGCCCTCTACCGCCCCGATCAACTGGAGCAGTGGAAACGGCCGCGGCCCGATGACGACTGGCAGCCCCTGCTCTGGCGACTGCTGGCCCAACGGCTGCCCCGGGCTCCCTTTGGCCTGCAGGTGCGTGAGGCAGTCGATCGTCTCCGGCGAGGAGACGTTGATCCAGCCCTGCTGCCGGAGCGGCTGCGGCTGTTTGGCATCAGTGCCCTGGCACCGGTGCAGGTGGATCTGATTCAGGCCTTGTCCGGTCTGCTGGAGGTGGAGATCTACCTGCTCACCCCCTGTCCGGATCTGTGGCAGCGCTGCGGCAGTCGGCGTGCCTCGCTCGGGGATGACTGGCTGGTTCCGCCCGATGGGGGCTGGTTGGCCGAGGCGCCGCGCCTGGAGGCCGTTCTTGGACGGATGGGTGCCGAATTTCAGCAGTTGCTGGAGGGTTCCGGTGAAGCGCAGCTGGGGGAGCGACGCGAGGGGGATCTGTTTGCAGGTTCCCTGCAGATCGCCGATGCGGAAGAGCGCCAACCCACCCTGCTCGATCAGCTTCAGCAACAGCTGGTGGATGCCGACAGCGTTCCCGCACTGGAGCGTTCCACAGACGATCAGTCGCTGCTGTTTCAAGCGGCACCGGGGCCTTGGCGGGAGGTGCAACTGGTGCGTGATCGCATCCTGCAGTGGCTGGAGGCCGATCCCGATCTCGCGCCCCGCGATGTGCTGGTGATGACGCCGCAGATTGAGCGCTATGCACCGCTGCTCAGCTCCGTGTTCAACGACACGGCGGCCATCGGTGTCGATTTGCCCTGGCGCCTCACCGACCGCAGTCAGCAGAGCAGTCCGGGGTTGTCGATGGCAATGTTCACGCTGCTGGAGCTGGCGGCCACACGCCTCACCGCCACGGGGCTGGAACGTCTGCTGGGCAATCCGGCCCTGCAGGGCCAGCAGGGACTCACGCCGGAGGAGGCGGTGCTGATGACCCAGACGCTGCAACGCAGTGGTTTTCGCTGGGGGTTGGATGCCCGCGAGCGTGGCGGAGAGGAGGTGCACAGCCTGCGTTGGTGTCTCGACCGTTGGCTGCTGGGGCTGGTGCTGCCGGTGGAGCCGGGCTTGGCTCCAGCAGGTGCGGCACCGTTCCAGCAGGAGCTAGATCCCGATCGCCTGGTGCGCTGGTGGACGCTGCTGGACCGTTTGGCGCGGATGTTCGATCGCCTGCGACAGCCCCGGCCGTGCCATGACTGGGTGCAGCTCCTGCAGTCCCTGTTGCAGGAGCTGTTCGCTGAGGGTGGGGCCTGGGCCGATGAGGCGCAGAGCTGGGCGGCGGCCCTTGAGGAGTGGCGATTGCGGGCCCATGACTGCCCCCTGGACCTCGATGCAGCCGTGGCCTTGGAGGTGCTGCAGGAGGCCTTGTCGGTGGACAGCGGTCGCTTCGGTCATCGCAGTGGCGCCCTCACCATCAGTGCCCTGGAGCCGATGCGGGCGATTCCGCACAAGGTGGTGGTCTTGATGGGCCTCGACAGCGCCGACTTCCCTCGCCCGAGCCGCCGTCCTGGCTTCCATCTGCTCGAGCAGCAACGGCGCCTGGGGGATCCCCGCAGCAGTGACCAGGACCGCTACGTGCTGCTGGAGGCCTTGATGTCGGCACGCCGTCATCTGCTCATCAGCTGGTGCGGGCGGCTGGAGCGCACCGGTGAGCCCCAGCCGCCTGCTGCGCCGGTGGAACAGTGGCTTTCAGTGCTGCAGGAGCAGTTGCAACGGGCCGGTGCCTCCACGGAGGGGTTGTTGGTCACTCCGGCGGCCAACCCCCTCTCCCGTGAAAACTTCCGGCCGGAGGCGCCGCTCAGTTGTGATCGGCGTCAGCTGGAGGCCCGGCGCTGCCTGGATGCTGCTCCGGCTTCAGTCCCGAATCCCCAGGGGTTGGCCTGGGCATCGCTCTGGCAGCCGAAGATCAACGATGACGAGGCCGATGGACGGGACGGAGACGATCTGGCCCTGGACGCTGAAGTGTTGCTGGCCTGGATGCAGCAGCCCCAGAAGGCCTGGTTGCAGGCGCGGGGGTTGCGACCTGGGGAAGGCATTGAGGCGGTGGAGGATCTCGAGGCGCTCGAGTTGGATGGCCTGCAGCGCTATCTGCTGCTCAACCAAGATCTTGAAGAGCACTTCATTCTCGGATCGGCTCCGGATTGGACGGCGTCGCTGGCGGGCCAGGGTGTGCTGCCGGCGGGGGCTGGTGCGGCCCTTGAGCAGGAGGAGCTGCAGCAGCGGTGGCAGGCCCTGCAACGGCAGCTTGCATCGCTTGGTGACTGCCGCCGGGAGGTGCCGGTGCTCGCCGGCCTGCCGATGCCCCTGCTCTACGCCGGCGACACGCAGGTGGTGGTCCAGCCCGGGATGCTCACGGCCGCGGCGGTGATGCGCGGCTGGTTGCAGCACCTGTTGCTGTGCGCTGAGGGATCGGCTCCTGCTGCCGGTTCAGCGGTGGTGGCGCGCAGCACCCGGGTTGCCGGCGCCGAGGTGCACGTGCGCTGGTCGGTTTTGCCGACGGTTGAGGCCGAGGACCAGCTGCAGCAGCTGGCGCGGCTGGCACGACAGGGGCTGGAGCGGTGCTGGCCGGTCCCCCCCAAGAGCGGCTGGCAGATGGTGGCCAAAGAGCGGCGCAAACCGGGGGAGGGGCAGCAGGACTTCCGCAAGGCCTGGCAGGACGAAGGGTCCACCCCGGTGATGCAGCTCTGCTTCGGCACGGAGATCGCTGCGGAGCAATTGATGGATCAGGCCGGATTTCAGCAGGCGTGTCAGCTGCTGTACGGCCCCCTTGTGGCGAACCTGCGTTAATCGAACAGCTCGTCGAGCATTTCGCGCATGCGTTCGTTGGAAACCACCATCGGCTCGCCGGCCTGCCGGCGGAAGAAGTAGGCCCGATGTTCCTGGCTGATGCTTTCAACAGCGGCGGCCTTGCGCACCAGCAGCTGGGCCAACTTCTGACGACGTTCGGGGGACACAACAGGCCGGAGGCTTCCACCAACGTGTTGACCTGATGGCATCGCACACGCACAAGCCCCTGTTCTCTCAAGGGTTGGGTTGCATCCGTTCACAAGCCGATAAAAAAAAGCGAGGGTTCTTCAGGCCCCCGCTCAGGTCGTCTTCTGTTCTGGGGTGTGACATCACCCAGTCCAGTTCGCAGCTTTCGCCGGCTGCTTCATGGAACTTAACACTGGTTTTGAGGTCGGAGTTGAGCAGACTCCATCCATGGCTCAGCGCTTCGATGCCAACACCTATCCCCTCGACCCTGGGGTCCGCCTGCTTGAGGCCAGCGCTGGCACCGGAAAAACCTTTGCCCTGGCGCATCTCTGTCTGCGGCTGATTACGGAGGCCGACCACGCCCTCGAGGCGTTGTTGGTGGTGACCTTCACCGATGCGGCGGCTGAAGAGCTGCGCTCACGCATCGGCCAGCGGCTGCAACAGGCGTTGCAGGGCCTCGAGCAGCTTGACCAGGGGATGGAGACTTCTGCTCCGGACCCCGTCCTGGCGGACTGGCTGGGGGGTTCCGAGCCAGGGGAGGCGCGTCAGCGGTGGATTCGGCACCTGCTGGTGGCCCTCGAGCAGTTGGACCGGGCCGACATCACCACCATCCATGGCTTCTGTCGCCGCAGCTTGCGCCGTCTGGCCCTCAGCAACGCTGCGGCGATGGAGCCCCAGCTGGACACCGACGCCACCGCGCTCCAAGCCGAGGTGGTGCAGGACCTCTGGCAACAGGAGCTGCTCAGCCTGCCGCCGGATCAGTTCAAGGCGTTGCGTCAACGCGGCCTCTCGCCCCAGACCCTGCGCAGGGGGTTGGCGCAACTCGATGGCGAACAGCAGCCGTGGTTCAGGGGCGCTGATGGGGCGATCGATCTGGACCAGCCCCTCGCCCCGCAGCTGGAGCACTGGCTGGCGCAGCTCTGGCACGACTTCGTGCCGCTCTGGCAGCGGGATCATGCCGCTCTGGATGCCGGGTTCCGTCAGGCGGCCGAGCAGTGGAAAGCCCAGGGCTGTGGAGCCACCACCCCTTATTCCGCCAAGCCCAAGAGCGATCGCTGCGCCCAGATCAACCAGTGGCTGGATGGGCAGACCTCAGTGCCATCGCTGCTGGAGATTGCCGCCCGTGAGAAGCCGCTGAAGGAGTACTTCCACCCCGGCAGTTGGTGCAAGGTCGCGCGCAAGTGCGGTGAGACCGACCCCAGCCTGGTGACGCCGGCTCTTCAGGCCGCCGTTGCGGCGCTCTGGGATGCACCGATTGAGCGCACCTGGCAATACCTCCTGGAACGGGGCTTGCAGGAGCTGGACCGCCGCCGTCGCCGCCGCGGGGTGATCACCTTCGGCGGCTTGCTGGCCTCTATGGATCCCGGCGATGGCGATGTTGCCTGGCTTGCCCCTCTGCAACAGCGCTACCGGGCTGTGATGGTGGATGAGTTTCAGGACACAGACCCCGTGCAGTGGCGCCTGTTGCAGCGCGCCTTCGGTGCTGGTGAACGCCACCTGCTGCTGATGGTCGGGGACCCCAAGCAGGCGATCTACCGCTTCCGTGGTGGTGATCTGGCTACCTACATGGCAGCGCGGGATCAGGTGGAGCGGATCGATCACCTGCTCGACAACTTCCGCACAACGGCACCGCTGATGGAGGGGTTGAACCGCTTGATGGCTCCGGGTCTCCCCCGATCTGAACTGCCGGTGCCCGCGGTGCAGCCTCGCAGCTCCGCCACCCCACCGCAGGATGCCCCGGCGTTGCAACTGCTGCTGCTGTCCACAGAGGCGCCCTCCAGCCGCAGTGCCCTGGAGGCAGAGCTGCCCCAGCGGCTCGCCGCGATGGTGCTGGAGCAACTGCAACAACGGGAGGACCTCACCCCCGCAGATCTCTGCGTGCTGGTGAGTCGTCATCAACAGGCGGAAGACCTTCGCCGCGCCCTTGGGGTCTGCGGACTCCCCACCCGCCTGGTGACCCAGGGGGATGTGCTCGACAGTGAAGCCGCCTTGCTGTTGCAGTGGTTCCTCGATGCCCTGGCGGAACCGGGTGATGACGCTCGCCTGCGCCTGCTGGCCTGCTCGGGACTGATGAACATTGCGCCCGATGCCCTGGAGCCGGGGCGGTTGGATCAGCTGGCGCTGCAGTTGCGCGGTTGGGCTGATGAGATTCCGCGGCTGGGCCTGCTCGGGGCGCTGGCCGATCTGCTCAAGGGCGAACAGATGGCGGGGCTGTCGGAACGGGGCCGAATGCTGGGGGATCTGCAGCAGGCGGCGCGGCTGGTGCAGGAGGCGATGCACCGTCAGGGGCTTGATGTGGCCACTGCGGCGGATTGGTTGCGGCGGGAGCGGTTGCACCCCAGCCAGCCGGTGCCGGAGGCTCGTCAGCCCCACAGCGATCAGGCCGACAGCGCCATCGCCGTGGTCACCGTGCACCGCAGCAAGGGTCTGGAATATCCGGTGGTGATCTGCCCCTACCTCTGGCAGTCGCCCCCAGCCGTGGCCGGCCCGCTCTGGCGTGACCCCCGCTCAGGAGAGTGTCTGGCGCGGGTGGATGTCCACTGGGGGGAGGGCTGGCAGGCGGCGCAACAGGCGCAGCAGGACGCTGCGGCCGAGGCCGAGCGGCTGGCTTATGTCGCGGTGACCCGAGCCCAAACCCAGTTGATCCTGATCTGGGCCAGGGCCAACGGCCAGGAGGATTCCCCGTTGCCTGCCTGGTTGTTCGGTGCTGAGGCCGCTGGGGATGCGATCGATAGCCTCACCGATGAGCGGCTGAGCCAAGCCCTGGCGGAGCGACAGGTTCCGATCAGCATCGATGGCCTGGTCGAGAGCCTGCCCAGCGGCAGGCGTTGGCGGCCCCCGCTGCTGGCTGAGCCCTTGGCCCTTGGTTCCATCCCCAAGCGGATCGACCGGAGTTGGGGCCGGGCCAGTTACTCGGCCTGGATTGCCTCATCCGACGACGTTCAGCTGCATGAACAGGGTCGCGATCGCGATCCCGGCGCTGAGGAATCGATCCTGGTCGGGGCAGAACCGGCATGGTCCGAGACAGGGCCGCTGGCGGCTTTCCCGCGCGGGGCCGGGGCCGGGGACTGTCTGCACCGGATCCTCGAACAGTTCCCCTTTTCTGAGGCGGAGGCCGCTGAGCCCCGCCAACGGCTCGAGCTGATCGCCGCCGAGTTGCGCCGGGCCGGACTTGATCCCGATCTTCAGAACGATGTGTTGACCGGGTTGGAGCAGGTGTTGCAGACGCCCCTGGGGGGACCGCTGGGTGCATTGTCGCTGGATCGGCTGGGGCCGCACCAGCGCCTGCCTGAACTCAGTTTTGACTTACCAGTGCAGCATGTGCGCACGGCCGATCTGGTGGCCGCCTTCGGTTGTGATGCCGAGGCCCGTTTCGGCCGCACCTACAGCCCGGCGCTGGCGTCGCTCGCGATCAACAGTCGCGGGTTTCTCACCGGTTCCATCGATCTGGTGTTCCAGGACCCCCAGCACCAACGCTGGTGGGTTCTCGACTGGAAGAGCAACTGGATCGGTGAACGGCGCACCAGTACTGAGCTGGGACTCTGCGGACCGCATCACTACTCCCAGGAGGCGATGGAGGAGCAGATGTTGCACCACCACTACCCCCTGCAGGCCCACCTCTACCTGGTGGCCCTGCACCGCCATCTGCGTTGGCGGCTGCCGGATTACAACCCGCAGCAGCATCTGGGGGGCTACGTCTACTGCTTCCTGCGGGGGATGCCTGGAGCGTTGGCTGCTTCTCCAGAAGGTGCTGTCGGACCGGGGCGC
It contains:
- a CDS encoding UvrD-helicase domain-containing protein; the protein is MAQRFDANTYPLDPGVRLLEASAGTGKTFALAHLCLRLITEADHALEALLVVTFTDAAAEELRSRIGQRLQQALQGLEQLDQGMETSAPDPVLADWLGGSEPGEARQRWIRHLLVALEQLDRADITTIHGFCRRSLRRLALSNAAAMEPQLDTDATALQAEVVQDLWQQELLSLPPDQFKALRQRGLSPQTLRRGLAQLDGEQQPWFRGADGAIDLDQPLAPQLEHWLAQLWHDFVPLWQRDHAALDAGFRQAAEQWKAQGCGATTPYSAKPKSDRCAQINQWLDGQTSVPSLLEIAAREKPLKEYFHPGSWCKVARKCGETDPSLVTPALQAAVAALWDAPIERTWQYLLERGLQELDRRRRRRGVITFGGLLASMDPGDGDVAWLAPLQQRYRAVMVDEFQDTDPVQWRLLQRAFGAGERHLLLMVGDPKQAIYRFRGGDLATYMAARDQVERIDHLLDNFRTTAPLMEGLNRLMAPGLPRSELPVPAVQPRSSATPPQDAPALQLLLLSTEAPSSRSALEAELPQRLAAMVLEQLQQREDLTPADLCVLVSRHQQAEDLRRALGVCGLPTRLVTQGDVLDSEAALLLQWFLDALAEPGDDARLRLLACSGLMNIAPDALEPGRLDQLALQLRGWADEIPRLGLLGALADLLKGEQMAGLSERGRMLGDLQQAARLVQEAMHRQGLDVATAADWLRRERLHPSQPVPEARQPHSDQADSAIAVVTVHRSKGLEYPVVICPYLWQSPPAVAGPLWRDPRSGECLARVDVHWGEGWQAAQQAQQDAAAEAERLAYVAVTRAQTQLILIWARANGQEDSPLPAWLFGAEAAGDAIDSLTDERLSQALAERQVPISIDGLVESLPSGRRWRPPLLAEPLALGSIPKRIDRSWGRASYSAWIASSDDVQLHEQGRDRDPGAEESILVGAEPAWSETGPLAAFPRGAGAGDCLHRILEQFPFSEAEAAEPRQRLELIAAELRRAGLDPDLQNDVLTGLEQVLQTPLGGPLGALSLDRLGPHQRLPELSFDLPVQHVRTADLVAAFGCDAEARFGRTYSPALASLAINSRGFLTGSIDLVFQDPQHQRWWVLDWKSNWIGERRTSTELGLCGPHHYSQEAMEEQMLHHHYPLQAHLYLVALHRHLRWRLPDYNPQQHLGGYVYCFLRGMPGALAASPEGAVGPGRIVEPVPLHRIAALDRALGEVPA
- a CDS encoding exodeoxyribonuclease V subunit gamma; the protein is MLTVYRSNRAEFLARLLSRQLIEQQPGPLETVEVMVNTWPTSRWLGEQLATANGISSLVRFPFPGSRLRQLVRQVLHLPAQEDDPWRAGQLVWAVLELLPELLEQPVAQPLQVWLNQREGTASGLTRDRWQLARTIADAMDDYALYRPDQLEQWKRPRPDDDWQPLLWRLLAQRLPRAPFGLQVREAVDRLRRGDVDPALLPERLRLFGISALAPVQVDLIQALSGLLEVEIYLLTPCPDLWQRCGSRRASLGDDWLVPPDGGWLAEAPRLEAVLGRMGAEFQQLLEGSGEAQLGERREGDLFAGSLQIADAEERQPTLLDQLQQQLVDADSVPALERSTDDQSLLFQAAPGPWREVQLVRDRILQWLEADPDLAPRDVLVMTPQIERYAPLLSSVFNDTAAIGVDLPWRLTDRSQQSSPGLSMAMFTLLELAATRLTATGLERLLGNPALQGQQGLTPEEAVLMTQTLQRSGFRWGLDARERGGEEVHSLRWCLDRWLLGLVLPVEPGLAPAGAAPFQQELDPDRLVRWWTLLDRLARMFDRLRQPRPCHDWVQLLQSLLQELFAEGGAWADEAQSWAAALEEWRLRAHDCPLDLDAAVALEVLQEALSVDSGRFGHRSGALTISALEPMRAIPHKVVVLMGLDSADFPRPSRRPGFHLLEQQRRLGDPRSSDQDRYVLLEALMSARRHLLISWCGRLERTGEPQPPAAPVEQWLSVLQEQLQRAGASTEGLLVTPAANPLSRENFRPEAPLSCDRRQLEARRCLDAAPASVPNPQGLAWASLWQPKINDDEADGRDGDDLALDAEVLLAWMQQPQKAWLQARGLRPGEGIEAVEDLEALELDGLQRYLLLNQDLEEHFILGSAPDWTASLAGQGVLPAGAGAALEQEELQQRWQALQRQLASLGDCRREVPVLAGLPMPLLYAGDTQVVVQPGMLTAAAVMRGWLQHLLLCAEGSAPAAGSAVVARSTRVAGAEVHVRWSVLPTVEAEDQLQQLARLARQGLERCWPVPPKSGWQMVAKERRKPGEGQQDFRKAWQDEGSTPVMQLCFGTEIAAEQLMDQAGFQQACQLLYGPLVANLR
- a CDS encoding MgPME-cyclase complex family protein, which gives rise to MTTYHFVAASERFLTIEEPLEEVLRERQRNYAETGKTIDFWLVKQPAFLSSPELAELKATIPQPAAAVVSTDPTFITFLKLRLEHVAVGAFEAPSAGIPDALASAV
- a CDS encoding 1-acyl-sn-glycerol-3-phosphate acyltransferase, with the translated sequence MQLCRRDLGSQASNSISPLQAALATRENSLRVGIDSFWAPLAMFTTQDLALRFQFRERLVLNPEHLPHQGPVLLAPTHRARWDALMLPMAAGRRVSGRDCRFMVTTTEMRGLQGWFLQRLGCFPVDQGRPSMTTLRLAIDLLADGQQVVMFPEGRIHRQDAAIELRPGLVRLAQLAQSRGVCVPVVPVGLGYSQAPARPFSRAALCFGAPLSVPAKGDREATRQFNIHLAAAMHAAEQAARAAVGRPLQSF
- a CDS encoding metallophosphoesterase, yielding MNLRSRRHWVIGDVHGCYQPLCHLLATLPPNDHLVFCGDVINRGEAIPATMDLVWDLVQAGRASWLRGNHEQDLIDALDSQDGLSQHATYAQLGDSNARRWLPRLQQLPLVYRGDGWCATHAGFDAAGQPDLSIRDPFWEAYDGRFGQVVVGHTPRPQVERLGAIVLIDTGAVYGGCLSAYCPQTDAVVQVEGAATEAVLAGVGPC
- the grxD gene encoding Grx4 family monothiol glutaredoxin, which translates into the protein MDPSTKARIETLVASSPIFVFMKGSKLMPQCGFSNNVVQILHSLGVAFETFDVLSDPEIRQGIKDFSSWPTIPQVYVKGEFIGGSDILIEMYNSGELREKLEIALAS
- a CDS encoding DUF6761 family protein, with translation MTSLDDPEAIRHFQSLCDACQELTSRYHTPSELRLYSDGYLHALRKAGSLDPRSQHRLEQLIDRWIMDPSSFVGPDGDVSTLYMRHPQGY
- a CDS encoding pyridoxine 5'-phosphate synthase, encoding MASLGVNIDHIANIREARRTVEPDPVSMALLAELGGADGITVHLREDRRHIQDRDVELLRQTVRSRLNLEMAATEEMVAIALRIQPDMVTLVPERREEVTTEGGLDVAGQEASLGGMVQTLEAARIPVSLFVDPEATQLQACKNTGASWVELHTGRYADADWSTQPQELARLQEGTAIARQLGLRVNAGHGLTYQNVEPVAAIPGMEELNIGHTIVARSVAVGLQQAVRDMKVLVQNPRLDPLFGQAPG
- a CDS encoding BolA family protein, whose amino-acid sequence is MVQPDAVEAAIQHVIPDANVTVEDLTGGGDHLQVTVVSSAFAGLSRIRQHQMVYGALQQELASEAIHALALNTSTPSDAASA